A single genomic interval of Microbacterium sp. zg-Y1090 harbors:
- a CDS encoding fructose 1,6-bisphosphatase, with protein sequence MSSPRSFHPARLLAGTAIIVAAALPLTGCTPLLDAITGSDSAAVERTPQPLPTATPSMEFDSQFTYDGSVSLTSDVSDGLEVRLDVWAAAPKRTREWMPEGEKTFGFAVNVYDHRVDDKAVLTQKRRVYISQVGITSQTAQTGGQVSTPFQFAADPRTLVPTDTLRSDRGLLLNSFQGGLHVPETTIHQLPPDTFGLTLQFQLSIWVEGSANDDTSFLQQTVYHQLPIAIFPVSEPGAGTDSGAGTEEPAS encoded by the coding sequence ATGTCATCCCCCCGTTCGTTCCACCCTGCCCGCCTGCTGGCCGGTACCGCGATCATCGTCGCGGCCGCGCTGCCACTGACAGGCTGCACGCCGCTGCTCGACGCGATCACCGGATCCGACTCCGCCGCGGTGGAGCGCACGCCTCAGCCGCTGCCGACGGCGACGCCCAGCATGGAGTTCGACTCGCAGTTCACCTACGACGGGTCGGTGTCGCTCACCTCCGATGTGAGTGACGGGCTCGAGGTGCGTCTCGACGTCTGGGCCGCCGCGCCGAAGCGCACCCGTGAGTGGATGCCGGAGGGGGAGAAGACCTTCGGCTTCGCCGTCAACGTCTACGACCACCGCGTGGACGACAAGGCGGTGCTCACTCAGAAGCGCCGGGTGTACATCTCCCAGGTCGGCATCACCTCGCAGACCGCACAGACCGGGGGGCAGGTGTCAACGCCGTTCCAGTTCGCCGCCGACCCCCGCACGCTCGTGCCCACCGACACGCTGCGGTCCGACCGAGGGCTGCTGCTGAACAGCTTCCAGGGCGGACTGCACGTGCCCGAGACGACGATCCACCAGCTTCCGCCCGATACGTTCGGGCTCACGCTGCAGTTCCAGCTGTCGATCTGGGTCGAGGGCTCGGCCAACGACGACACCTCGTTCCTGCAGCAGACCGTCTACCACCAGCTGCCCATCGCGATCTTCCCGGTCTCCGAGCCGGGCGCCGGAACCGACTCGGGCGCCGGCACCGAGGAGCCCGCATCATGA
- a CDS encoding endonuclease/exonuclease/phosphatase family protein, whose protein sequence is MRLISYNLRKHRAAGELSELVERHAANVLCLQEAVTAELPRQIGGLTLADSTRRNRLGLAVYYRDNTFRVLEARSMSLKKSLHDRVLKPAEERMLGVRLRDIDNNREFIVASFHAAPLTALNSLRRHQIKAALTELADLGDSLPTLMVGDYNYPVFKESLGQKVREHGYELTLSDMRTYTRYKFFRGHYDFATSVGFDIERVTTLPQGRSDHLPILVTATPSSLSRAADDAA, encoded by the coding sequence ATGAGACTCATCTCGTACAACCTGCGCAAGCACCGCGCCGCCGGCGAACTGTCGGAGCTGGTCGAACGGCACGCGGCCAACGTGCTGTGCCTGCAGGAGGCGGTGACGGCGGAGCTGCCCCGGCAGATCGGCGGCCTCACTCTTGCCGACTCCACCCGCCGCAACAGGCTGGGCCTCGCGGTGTACTACCGCGACAACACGTTCCGCGTGCTCGAGGCGCGCTCGATGTCGCTGAAGAAGTCGCTGCACGACCGTGTGCTCAAGCCCGCAGAGGAGCGGATGCTGGGCGTGCGGCTGCGCGACATCGACAACAACCGCGAGTTCATCGTCGCCTCGTTCCACGCCGCGCCGCTGACGGCGCTGAACTCCTTGCGCCGCCATCAGATCAAGGCGGCGCTGACCGAGCTGGCGGATCTGGGCGACTCGCTGCCCACCCTGATGGTCGGGGACTACAACTACCCCGTCTTCAAGGAGAGCCTGGGCCAGAAGGTGCGGGAGCACGGCTACGAACTCACGCTGAGCGACATGCGCACCTACACGCGGTACAAGTTCTTCCGCGGTCACTACGACTTCGCAACGTCGGTCGGCTTCGACATCGAGCGGGTCACGACGCTTCCGCAGGGCCGCAGCGACCATCTGCCGATCCTCGTGACGGCGACCCCGTCGTCGCTGTCACGCGCGGCTGACGACGCCGCGTAA